A region of Plasmodium falciparum 3D7 genome assembly, chromosome: 12 DNA encodes the following proteins:
- a CDS encoding homocysteine S-methyltransferase, putative produces the protein MRKDLYTLDGGKISELGRLGYENFDFLSYEMNEENENNDNMISILENIHLSYLLGGCNIIGTNTFQVNLYSFKKLGIDNGEEILNKYINIAYNSLLKYEEIKRKSKDDINVLLNPRNKNISVYDYLSSYHKIRKKFDILHEKDVSFNIDNYLKDIKIEQNIGHNKYRKFNKNRNNYISFSNGPYSSTFADFSEYSGVMQKNKEDKNGEKKKKMKKNKEKKEEKKNKYINDNLCNFVDEKSQGKKKKNMSEYYQLDKNIIKNKNNIDRNIKKSINYKAYYKYSLYYDIQMNISSVNSYGREKYNPIEIVPKMKKKIQNVNCTNKDETNIINTHNNNNNDNIFFNKKLFNYGIEYYIDVSDQEIISNCLFKLNTFCKNSDKLHLFSLTTFSNIREVLTFYNCIKYYGSTFNNKVIINFFCNSCKYVGCSKYSFFDIVSILLYLDSYNKYIKAIGLNCVNIEYVYDLFYPFQKYICPYNNINTNLYHSQNIQMNNIVKDVMKDLKKNRYINDFNFFCSPNKSLEVVSFDDQNGDVHFHNSANKTNHVYNYIEKWINVHVNGFGGCCYYNPYDISLINYKINELL, from the coding sequence ATGAGAAAAGATTTGTACACTTTGGATGGAGGTAAGATTAGCGAATTAGGGCGTCTTGGGTACGAAAATTTCGATTTTTTATCGTACGAAatgaatgaagaaaatgaaaataatgataatatgatatctatattagaaaatattcatttaagTTATTTATTAGGTGGTTGTAATATTATAGGTACTAATACGTTTCAAGTTAATTTATATAGTTTCAAAAAGTTAGGTATTGATAACGGAGaagaaattttaaataaatatattaatatagcATATAATagtcttttaaaatatgaagaaataaaaagaaaaagtaaagatgatataaatgtattGCTTAATcctagaaataaaaatatatctgtTTATGATTATTTGTCTTCTTATCAtaagataagaaaaaaatttgaCATTTTACATGAAAAAGAtgtttcatttaatatagaCAATTATttgaaagatataaaaattgaaCAAAACATAggacataataaatatagaaaatttaataaaaataggaataattatatttctttttctaatgGTCCTTATAGTAGTACTTTTGCAGATTTCAGTGAATATTCAGGTGTAatgcaaaaaaataaagaggaCAAAaatggggaaaaaaaaaaaaaaatgaagaaaaataaagaaaaaaaggaagaaaaaaaaaacaaatatataaatgataatttatGTAATTTTGTAGATGAAAAATCccaaggaaaaaaaaaaaaaaatatgagcGAATATTATCAacttgataaaaatattattaagaataaaaataatattgataggaatataaaaaaatctattaattataaagcatattataaatattctttatattatgatatacaaatgaatatatCAAGTGTTAATTCTTATGGTCGAGAGAAATATAATCCTATAGAAATTGTACccaagatgaaaaaaaaaattcaaaatgtAAATTGTACTAATAAGGATGagacaaatataataaatacacacaataataataacaatgataacatattttttaataaaaaattatttaattatggaatagaatattatatagatGTAAGTGATCAAGAGATTATATCAAACTGCCTATTCAAATTAAATACCTTTTGTAAAAACAGTGACAAATTACATTTGTTTTCTTTAACAACTTTTTCAAATATAAGAGAAGTAttaacattttataattgtataaaatattatggatccacatttaataataaggttattataaattttttttgtaacagTTGTAAATATGTAGGATGTTCAAAGTATTCTTTTTTTGATATTGtaagtattttattatatctagATTcttacaataaatatattaaagctATAGGATTAAATTGTGTAAATATAGAATAtgtatatgatttattttatccctttcaaaaatatatatgtccgtataataatattaatactaATTTGTATCACAGTCAAAATATTCAAATGAATAACATTGTAAAAGATGTAATGAAGgacctaaaaaaaaatagatatataaatgactttaattttttttgttcaccTAATAAATCTTTAGAAGTGGTCTCATTTGATGATCAAAACGGAGATGTGCATTTTCATAATTCAGCAAATAAGACAAATCATGTATACAACTATATTGAAAAGTGGATAAATGTGCATGTAAATGGTTTTGGTGGgtgttgttattataatcCTTACGATATATCTTTGATTAATTACAAAATTAATGAGTTATTATAA